One window of the Shewanella khirikhana genome contains the following:
- the recR gene encoding recombination mediator RecR, with translation MKFSPLVDELIQSLRCLPGVGPKSAQRMAFALLESDRKAGIRLADTLSRAMSDVGHCQKCRTFTEQPLCPICASSRRGDADTLCVVETPADVLAIESGGHFQGRYFVLQGHLSPLDGIGPEQLGLSLLASQLEQGGINELILATNPTVEGDATAHFIADIARKAGVSVSRIAHGVPVGGELEYVDSTTLALSFNGRLPL, from the coding sequence CGTTGGGCCCAAGTCGGCCCAGCGCATGGCGTTTGCGCTGCTTGAGAGCGATCGCAAGGCGGGCATTCGGCTGGCCGATACCCTGTCGCGGGCCATGAGTGATGTGGGCCACTGTCAGAAGTGTCGTACCTTCACCGAGCAGCCTCTGTGTCCGATTTGCGCCAGCAGTCGTCGCGGCGATGCTGACACCCTGTGTGTGGTGGAAACGCCGGCGGACGTGTTGGCCATCGAGTCCGGTGGCCACTTCCAGGGCCGCTACTTTGTGCTGCAGGGGCATTTATCGCCGCTGGACGGCATAGGTCCGGAGCAGTTGGGGCTGTCGTTGCTGGCATCTCAGCTGGAGCAGGGCGGCATCAATGAGCTTATTCTCGCCACCAATCCCACGGTGGAAGGGGATGCCACGGCGCATTTTATTGCCGATATCGCCCGCAAGGCCGGTGTTTCGGTGAGCCGTATCGCCCATGGTGTACCGGTGGGCGGCGAACTTGAATATGTGGACAGCACCACCCTGGCGCTCAGTTTCAACGGTCGTCTGCCGCTGTAA